One genomic segment of Ascochyta rabiei chromosome 20, complete sequence includes these proteins:
- a CDS encoding Potassium transporter, with amino-acid sequence MGCCGDREKGLVNVAADQKWDYINLSDFRSTSCLTPFSYAWLWILVLVSCAVYAADAFTAVNLLAFNKWSSQVQPKVPFEVAKWIFAITIIISYVFLAYRGVRALRVMRSGSVTECYLEPLAAIWQSMRLTSSGRGWRRFLVFAELTKSKKGANYIALFVYFQFKSALIIIVAQGPRIAINAMTLYAVMQAQLLPVGAHASEDRSGFEQFFINIKAMIETGNRQETIVYFTMLFSLVIWVIAALSIIISCLLYILFLWHYIPRSDGSLTNYCRRKVETRLARIVGTKMKKAIEKEDQKRRAEEQRAIKKGTLNSVSSKQPTLPSLVDKEEDGLQRSDTFSTISTLPAYSSNAPSSVGVARKPTLPTLNQRPGPDRSNTNYSTTSYRSNAPLLNQASDMGMASPLPPVPHNAYFYEDPPLAPARAFTPMSQGRASPRPTLPQVDTNYDTISPFDSAYGPPPAQSTQQYAAFSPYNNRGPTTGPAYELSPVDITQDDDPRPYSPQLPGALRAGSPAMSHTPNMPLRPGTAPPPRAGTAPPRPGVPAGLPSAIQRRETSQPLPNRAMTGSVPASQQRSATAPIRQPGWNAPQRSYTPSNVGERGYAPAERSYTPANYPPNQRGYDY; translated from the exons ATGGGCTGCTGTGGAGACCGCGAGAAGGGCCTGGTCAATGTGGCCGCCGACCAGAAGTGGGATTACATT AATCTCTCAGACTTCAGGTCGACGTCGTGCTTGACACCCTTCTCTTACGCGTGGCTCTGGATCCTCGTCCTGGTTTCCTGCGCCGTCTACGCTGCTGATGCTTTTACCGCTGTGAACCTCCTCGCCTTCAACAAGTGGTCGAGCCAGGTACAGCCCAAGGTGCCTTTCGAGGTTGCCAAGTGGATCTTCGCCATCACCATCATCATCTCCTACGTCTTCCTGGCATATCGAGGCGTGAGAGCGCTCCGCGTCATGCGCTCCGGCAGCGTGACAGAGTGCTACCTCGAGCCGCTGGCCGCCATTTGGCAGAGCATGCGGCTTACCAGCAGCGGCCGGGGATGGCGCCGTTTCCTGGTGTTTGCCGAGCTGACGAAGAGTAAAAAGGGCGCCAACTACATTGCCCTCTTTGTGTACTTCCAGTTCAAGAGCGCTCTCATCATCATTGTCGCCCAAGGCCCGCGCATTGCTATCAACGCCATGACCCTGTACGCAGTTATGCAGGCCCAGCTTCTCCCGGTCGGTGCGCACGCGTCTGAAGATCGCTCTGGCTTCGAGCAGTTCTTCATAAACATCAAGGCCATGATCGAGACGGGCAACAGGCAGGAGACAATCGTCTACTTCACCATGTTGTTCTCGCTCGTCATCTGGGTCATTGCTGCACTCAGCATCATCATCTCGTGTCTGCTCTACATCCTCTTTCTCTGGCACTACATTCCGCGTTCTGACGGTAGCCTGACCAACTACTGCCGTCGCAAGGTGGAAACCCGTCTGGCCCGCATCGTTGGCACGAAGATGAAGAAGGCGATCGAGAAAGAAGACCAGAAGCGAAGGGCAGAGGAGCAGCGCGCCATCAAGAAGGGTACTCTGAACTCCGTAAGCTCCAAGCAGCCCACTCTGCCCAGTCTGGTTGACAAGGAAGAGGACGGCCTCCAGCGGTCGGACACATTCAGCACCATCTCGACTCTGCCGGCATACTCGTCCAACGCGCCCAGCTCGGTCGGTGTTGCGCGAAAGCCTACGTTGCCGACACTGAACCAAAGACCTGGTCCCGATCGATCCAACACAAACTACTCCACGACCAGCTACCGCTCCAATGCGCCACTCCTGAACCAAGCAAGCGACATGGGTATGGCTTCGCCGCTGCCGCCTGTACCACACAACGCGTATTTCTACGAGGACCCGCCTCTTGCACCTGCTCGTGCTTTCACGCCCATGTCGCAAGGACGAGCGTCTCCACGACCCACTCTTCCGCAAGTGGATACCAACTACGACACCATCTCACCCTTTGACAGCGCCTACGGGCCACCGCCTGCGCAGTCAACACAGCAATACGCCGCATTCTCGCCCTACAACAACCGCGGGCCGACGACAGGTCCTGCGTACGAGCTGTCACCCGTCGATATCACTCAAGATGACGACCCGCGCCCTTACAGCCCCCAACTCCCCGGTGCACTTCGCGCCGGCTCGCCCGCTATGTCACACACTCCGAACATGCCGCTTCGGCCTGGCACAGCTCCTCCACCGCGCGCGGGTACTGCTCCGCCTCGCCCAGGCGTACCCGCGGGTCTTCCATCTGCAATCCAGCGTCGCGAGACGTCTCAGCCTTTGCCGAACAGGGCCATGACCGGCTCAGTGCCTGCGTCGCAGCAACGCAGTGCTACAGCGCCGATCCGACAACCTGGCTGGAATGCACCGCAGAGAAGCTACACCCCTTCAAACGTTGGCGAACGAGGCTACGCACCTGCTGAGAGGAGTTACACGCCCGCCAACTACCCCCCGAACCAAAGGGGCTACGACTATTGA
- a CDS encoding Mediator of RNA polymerase II transcription subunit 7: MAEEGPPLNYFPDPPPFYKHFTAENLERLADIEKEANDTSPSTRHLALPDELRYLIPPPPPSAHESFHVFGELAKSSGTNNFAQTMDFVSKTLGEQFVLSDWTYTQLYPSTADPSNSTEANIDRQQYLNRFNRSIIIEYISLLGIVALNPTSEHKDKKLKHILTLVCNMHALINEYRPHQARETLIRIMEEQVRRKKAEVQGVKDMRGKVESVLDGFGTAVKGETGTDTEDSEERVWGEADKRRDAQRGTWDALEELVQ, translated from the coding sequence ATGGCTGAAGAAGGACCGCCGCTCAACTACTTCCCCGACCCCCCGCCCTTCTACAAGCACTTCACTGCTGAGAACCTCGAGCGCCTGGCAGATATCGAGAAGGAAGCCAACGACACCAGCCCATCTACACGGCATCTCGCGCTCCCAGACGAACTCCGCTACCTGATCCCACCCCCGCCTCCGAGCGCCCATGAATCGTTCCACGTCTTCGGCGAGCTTGCCAAAAGCTCGGGCACCAACAACTTCGCGCAGACAATGGACTTTGTATCCAAGACTCTCGGCGAGCAGTTTGTCTTGAGTGATTGGACATATACGCAGCTCTACCCCTCCACCGCCGACCCGTCCAACTCGACCGAAGCGAACATCGACCGTCAGCAGTACCTCAACCGCTTCAACCGCTCCATCATCATCGAATACATATCCCTCCTGGGCATCGTCGCGCTGAACCCTACCAGCGAGCACAAGGACAAGAAGCTCAAGCACATCCTGACGCTGGTGTGCAACATGCATGCCCTGATCAACGAGTACAGGCCGCACCAGGCGCGCGAGACGCTGATCAGGATCATGGAGGAGCAGGTCAGACGCAAGAAGGCCGAGGTGCAGGGCGTCAAGGACATGCGGGGGAAGGTGGAGAGCGTGCTGGACGGATTCGGGACCGCTGTGAAGGGCGAGACGGGGACAGATACGGAGGACAGCGAGGAGAGGGTGTGGGGCGAGGCGGACAAGAGGAGGGACGCGCAGAGGGGAACGTGGGATGCTCTGGAGGAGCTTGTGCAGTGA